The following coding sequences lie in one Candidatus Eremiobacterota bacterium genomic window:
- a CDS encoding VOC family protein, whose product MAQFSVVMLVCSDLARSRDFYRDVLELAVLHDLPKRPVRFALGSGSVLSLHRKSDLLAVRPGSLQLGFIVENVDAFVAGCVARGVPVFQDPYDEPFGRVAIIGDPDGYPLQIATLAKR is encoded by the coding sequence ATGGCGCAGTTTTCCGTCGTCATGCTCGTCTGTTCCGACCTCGCGCGCTCGCGTGATTTTTATCGCGATGTGCTCGAACTGGCGGTTCTGCATGATTTGCCGAAGCGCCCCGTCCGTTTTGCGCTCGGCTCGGGTTCGGTTTTGAGCTTGCATCGTAAGAGCGACCTCCTAGCGGTCCGCCCCGGCTCGCTGCAACTGGGTTTTATCGTCGAAAACGTGGACGCGTTCGTGGCCGGATGCGTCGCACGCGGCGTACCCGTCTTTCAAGATCCGTACGACGAGCCTTTTGGGCGCGTCGCCATCATCGGCGACCCCGACGGTTACCCGTTGCAGATAGCGACGTTGGCGAAGCGATGA
- the uvrA gene encoding excinuclease ABC subunit UvrA, producing the protein MSLDSIVIKGAREHNLKNVDLVLPRNKLIVVTGLSGSGKSSLAFDTIYAEGQRRYVESLSSYARQFLGQMEKPDVDYIEGLSPAISIDQKSTSRNPRSTVGTVTEVYDYLRLLFARVGTPHCYNCGREISTQSSEQIVDSIAELAEGTRIILLAPLVRGRKGEYAKLFEEIAKEGFTRVRVDGETKELRQKIVLDKKRKHTIEVVVDRLVIKPEIRSRLADSVETTLRLSNGIATVVTDDRELTYSEAFACVYCGLSFEELAPRLFSFNSPYGACPACSGLGEKIEIDPWKVIPDRSKSIAQGAIAPWSRNLGSGRYPSMNPYYMQQLERVLRRHRAKTTTPIEQLSRDVLDLILYGTDREQTFEYTSRGGKTWEYRASFEGVINNLQRRYSETSSAYVKEEIERFMSASTCPSCRGARLKPEALAVTIGGRNVDDLTRMSIELLEQFFRHLTLTDRQEQIAHQIIKEIRARLGFLTNVGLNYLTLARSATTLAGGESQRIRLATQIGSALVGVLYILDEPSIGLHQRDNDRLLATLKTLRDLGNTLIVIEHDEDTMRTADVVVDIGPGAGAEGGEILTVGTLAAVVDNPKSETGAYLSGRKFIPIPRRRRDPRGWLEIRNAIANNLRGIDVRLPLGVFAAVTGVSGSGKSTLVNEVLVRALNQYLHHQPPGGTYGTVKGAAQLDKLVVIDQSPIGRTPRSNPATYTGTFDHIRELFSLVPDARMRGYTPGRFSFNVKGGRCEACTGDGIIKIEMHFLPDVYVPCEVCKGKRYNAQTLEVKYRGRTISDVLEMRVDEASEFFSAIPRVRTKLQTICDVGLGYIKMGQPATTLSGGEAQRVKLATELSRRSTGRTFYVLDEPTTGLHFADIHKLLEVLDRLVKLGNTVLVIEHNLDVIKTADYLVDLGPEGGDRGGTVIATGTPEEVARNEQSYTGAYLVPVLRDQRAVGHHRPDDAELDRLERENLFALQDLTDTTPSPSLRTVAVEA; encoded by the coding sequence GTGTCTTTAGATTCGATCGTCATCAAGGGCGCGCGCGAGCATAACCTCAAGAACGTCGATCTCGTTTTGCCGCGCAATAAGTTGATCGTCGTCACGGGCCTTTCGGGTTCGGGCAAATCTTCGCTTGCCTTCGACACGATATACGCCGAAGGGCAGCGGCGCTACGTCGAATCGCTCTCGTCATACGCGCGCCAGTTTCTCGGCCAAATGGAGAAACCGGACGTCGACTACATCGAAGGGCTTTCGCCCGCAATTTCGATCGATCAAAAATCAACCTCGCGTAATCCACGATCGACGGTTGGTACGGTCACCGAAGTCTACGATTACCTGCGCTTGCTCTTTGCGCGCGTCGGCACGCCGCATTGCTACAACTGCGGGCGCGAGATCAGCACGCAGTCCTCCGAACAGATTGTGGACTCGATTGCCGAGCTGGCCGAAGGGACGCGTATCATCTTGCTCGCCCCGCTCGTGCGCGGGCGCAAAGGCGAGTATGCCAAGCTCTTCGAGGAGATCGCCAAGGAAGGCTTCACCCGCGTGCGCGTTGACGGCGAAACGAAGGAGCTTCGCCAGAAGATCGTGCTCGACAAAAAGCGCAAGCACACGATCGAGGTGGTCGTCGATCGATTGGTCATCAAACCGGAGATTCGCAGCCGTCTGGCCGATTCGGTAGAGACGACGCTGCGGCTCTCCAACGGGATCGCGACCGTGGTGACAGACGACCGGGAGCTGACCTACAGCGAAGCCTTCGCCTGCGTTTACTGCGGACTCTCATTTGAAGAGCTCGCACCGCGTCTGTTCTCGTTCAATTCGCCCTACGGCGCGTGTCCGGCATGCAGCGGCCTGGGCGAAAAGATCGAAATCGACCCCTGGAAAGTAATTCCCGACCGGAGCAAGTCCATCGCGCAGGGGGCGATCGCCCCGTGGAGCCGCAACCTTGGCAGCGGGCGTTACCCATCCATGAATCCTTATTACATGCAGCAACTCGAGCGAGTGCTGCGGCGTCACCGCGCGAAGACAACGACGCCGATCGAGCAACTCTCGCGCGACGTGCTCGACCTGATCCTGTACGGGACCGACCGCGAGCAGACGTTCGAATACACGTCGCGCGGCGGCAAAACCTGGGAATATCGCGCGTCGTTTGAAGGCGTCATTAACAACTTACAACGGCGTTACAGCGAGACTTCGAGCGCATACGTTAAGGAGGAGATCGAGAGGTTCATGTCCGCCTCGACGTGCCCGTCATGCCGCGGGGCGCGCCTCAAACCCGAAGCCCTTGCCGTGACCATCGGCGGCCGCAACGTCGACGACCTGACGCGCATGTCGATCGAGCTCCTCGAGCAGTTCTTTCGCCATCTCACGTTGACCGATCGTCAAGAACAGATCGCCCATCAAATCATCAAAGAGATTCGCGCGCGGCTCGGATTTTTGACCAATGTGGGCTTGAACTACTTGACGCTCGCCCGCTCGGCGACGACGCTGGCCGGCGGCGAGTCGCAGCGCATTCGCTTGGCGACGCAAATTGGGAGCGCGCTCGTCGGCGTGCTCTATATTTTGGACGAGCCGTCGATCGGGCTTCATCAGCGTGACAACGATCGATTGCTCGCGACCCTCAAAACTCTGCGCGATTTGGGCAACACCCTCATCGTCATCGAACACGATGAAGACACGATGCGCACTGCCGACGTCGTCGTCGACATCGGGCCGGGTGCCGGCGCTGAGGGCGGCGAAATTTTGACGGTCGGAACGCTTGCGGCGGTCGTCGACAATCCTAAATCCGAGACCGGCGCGTACTTGTCGGGGCGAAAGTTCATCCCAATTCCGCGGCGTCGCCGCGATCCCCGCGGTTGGCTCGAGATCCGCAATGCAATAGCCAATAACTTGCGGGGAATCGACGTGCGGCTTCCGCTCGGCGTGTTTGCGGCAGTTACCGGCGTCAGCGGGAGCGGCAAATCGACACTCGTCAACGAGGTGCTGGTGCGGGCGCTCAATCAATATTTGCACCATCAACCGCCCGGCGGAACGTACGGTACCGTGAAAGGGGCGGCGCAACTCGATAAGCTCGTCGTCATCGATCAATCGCCGATCGGCCGCACGCCGCGCAGCAACCCTGCGACCTACACCGGCACGTTCGACCACATTCGCGAACTTTTTTCGCTCGTTCCGGATGCTCGCATGCGCGGATACACGCCCGGACGCTTTTCGTTCAACGTCAAAGGGGGTCGCTGTGAAGCCTGCACCGGCGACGGAATCATCAAGATCGAGATGCACTTTCTTCCCGACGTTTACGTGCCGTGCGAAGTCTGCAAAGGCAAACGCTACAACGCGCAGACGCTTGAAGTAAAGTATCGCGGCAGAACGATCTCGGATGTGCTCGAGATGCGCGTCGACGAAGCCTCGGAATTTTTTAGTGCGATTCCGCGCGTCCGCACGAAGCTGCAAACCATCTGCGACGTCGGGTTGGGTTACATCAAAATGGGTCAGCCTGCGACGACGCTCTCCGGCGGAGAAGCTCAGCGGGTCAAGCTCGCCACCGAGCTGTCGCGCCGTTCGACCGGGCGAACCTTTTACGTGCTCGACGAGCCGACGACCGGCCTGCATTTTGCCGACATTCATAAGCTGCTCGAGGTTCTCGATCGCCTGGTGAAGCTCGGCAATACGGTGTTGGTGATCGAGCACAATCTCGACGTGATCAAGACTGCCGATTATCTCGTCGATTTGGGCCCCGAAGGCGGCGATCGCGGCGGCACCGTCATCGCGACCGGTACGCCCGAAGAGGTCGCGCGCAACGAGCAAAGCTATACTGGCGCGTACCTCGTTCCGGTGCTCCGCGATCAGCGGGCGGTCGGGCATCACCGGCCCGACGACGCCGAGCTCGATCGCTTGGAGCGCGAAAATTTGTTTGCGCTGCAGGACTTGACCGACACCACGCCTTCGCCTTCGCTCAGGACCGTCGCCGTCGAAGCCTAG
- a CDS encoding DUF4239 domain-containing protein: MSALETAGIVSRTVVNVSGLIAEILVVGAVVACFVAFHAYLQRRLKTDVLRRHNDVTGYLFSAVGVLYAVVLGFVVVVVWQKYDNTMSNVEAEVNATGDLYHVVDGYSPAARSRIRAGLQRYAATVVRVEWPAMERGEDVPSTGLELLEGIAYTINTFGPTNYRELAAQAAAIGDMQRLLDARRQRLVQAGPAVPSVLWFALVSGALAMIAFCFIFGVDNRPAQLVMTAILVGFIGILFIVINEFSGPFSGSVFISPDGWVYLQQHLTVIR, translated from the coding sequence GTGAGCGCGCTCGAGACGGCCGGCATCGTGAGCCGTACGGTCGTCAACGTTTCCGGCTTGATCGCCGAGATTCTCGTGGTGGGAGCTGTCGTCGCCTGTTTCGTCGCGTTCCACGCCTATTTGCAGCGGCGATTGAAGACCGACGTGCTCCGGCGCCACAACGACGTTACGGGGTACCTCTTCTCAGCCGTCGGCGTGCTCTACGCCGTCGTGTTGGGATTCGTCGTGGTCGTCGTCTGGCAGAAGTACGATAACACCATGAGCAACGTCGAAGCCGAAGTCAACGCGACCGGGGATCTCTATCACGTCGTTGACGGGTATTCGCCTGCGGCGCGTTCGCGTATTCGAGCGGGATTGCAGCGATATGCCGCTACGGTCGTTCGCGTCGAATGGCCGGCGATGGAGCGCGGGGAAGACGTTCCGTCGACCGGCTTGGAGCTTCTCGAAGGCATCGCCTACACCATCAATACGTTCGGCCCGACAAACTACCGAGAGTTGGCGGCGCAGGCGGCAGCGATTGGCGACATGCAACGGCTCTTGGACGCGCGACGCCAGCGGCTCGTGCAAGCCGGACCGGCCGTGCCGTCGGTCCTCTGGTTTGCGCTCGTGTCGGGCGCCCTCGCCATGATCGCCTTCTGCTTCATCTTCGGAGTCGACAACAGGCCTGCGCAGCTGGTCATGACGGCGATTTTAGTGGGCTTTATTGGAATACTCTTCATCGTCATCAATGAGTTCTCGGGGCCGTTTTCCGGCTCGGTTTTCATCTCTCCCGACGGCTGGGTATATCTTCAGCAGCATTTGACGGTGATTCGCTAG
- a CDS encoding HAD family hydrolase: MTRRDLRLVFFDLDDTLHDDTFAYHSAAEEVAREVAAEHGVDALALKAAYIAEAEGFWHRLSPQDLNVKLASIRASMWQSALESVGVADAALAQQSAERYNAYRVKYFTLFPGAIDVLRALRERGMKLGIVTNGLSETHREKIALLQISEYFDAIFLSDEVGMVKPDPLLFAHACRVLGGAPAHAAMVGDRYDRDIKGAIQAGLYTVWLNVRSERLPPGAQAPDATCSSIADAGRILLEPLRVV; the protein is encoded by the coding sequence ATGACGCGCCGCGACCTCAGGCTCGTATTTTTCGACCTTGACGACACGTTGCACGACGACACGTTTGCGTATCACAGCGCCGCCGAAGAGGTCGCGCGCGAAGTTGCCGCCGAACACGGCGTAGACGCGCTTGCGCTCAAAGCGGCATATATCGCCGAAGCAGAAGGTTTCTGGCACCGGCTCTCACCGCAGGACCTCAACGTCAAGCTCGCGAGCATCCGCGCGAGCATGTGGCAGAGCGCACTCGAAAGCGTCGGGGTAGCCGACGCCGCCCTCGCACAGCAGAGCGCCGAACGCTACAACGCGTATCGCGTCAAATACTTCACGCTCTTTCCGGGCGCGATCGACGTGTTGCGCGCGCTTCGCGAGCGCGGTATGAAGCTTGGCATCGTTACCAACGGATTGTCGGAGACGCACCGAGAGAAGATCGCCCTCTTGCAAATCAGCGAATACTTCGATGCGATCTTCTTGTCCGACGAAGTCGGCATGGTCAAGCCCGATCCGTTGCTCTTCGCGCACGCTTGTCGCGTCCTTGGAGGGGCACCCGCGCACGCCGCCATGGTCGGCGACCGCTACGACCGCGACATCAAGGGGGCCATCCAGGCCGGACTCTACACGGTCTGGCTCAACGTTCGCAGCGAACGGCTGCCGCCGGGCGCGCAGGCCCCCGACGCAACCTGCAGCTCGATTGCCGATGCCGGCCGCATACTTCTCGAGCCGCTCAGGGTCGTGTAA
- the ligA gene encoding NAD-dependent DNA ligase LigA: MNLGARAQSLREQIEEANYRYYSLDDPAITDAEFDALLRELIDLEGAHPELRAPDSPTQRVGAPASERFAPFEHARPMLSLANAVTIDELSAFDARARKAAGSASVAYVCELKIDGLAIALDYRSGSLARGGTRGDGRVGEDVTSNLRTIKTIPLRLRTGQAAPEFVEVRGEVYLRKSDFTRLNEARERAGLPVFANPRNAASGGVRQLDPALTSERRLSFFAYQLVTDDALGTQWAALRRLEQLGLPVNPNIVRAQTFDEVLDYCRRWEERRDELDYEIDGVVVKVDDFALQDRLGVVARDPRWAVAFKFKPREARTTLLDIAVSVGRTGTLNPNAVLAPVQIGGVTVKSATLHNFDYIESNDIRIGDTVVVTRAGDVIPRVVGPVVVERNGNERRFRMPDRCPVCGADVDHPPDEAMSRCTNAACPAQVYERVRHFGSRAAMDIEGLGEVMAAQLTERKLVRDIADIYQLRSDALEKIPRMGPKSVANLVRNIERSKQRGLARVLYGLGIRFVGTQTAQILAADFGSIDAIAEATETELQRSDGIGPEVAGSVALFFKQPANRAMIERLKQAGVVTFAPKRVAAAAGKLGGKTFVLTGTLANLSREEATQLIVERGGKVTGSVSKKTDFVVAGDAPGSKLTKAQQLGITVLDEDGLRKLSA, from the coding sequence ATGAATCTGGGCGCCCGCGCGCAATCGCTTCGCGAACAGATCGAAGAGGCGAACTACCGATATTACTCGCTCGACGACCCCGCGATAACCGATGCCGAGTTCGACGCGTTGCTGCGCGAGTTGATCGACCTGGAAGGCGCCCACCCGGAGTTGCGGGCGCCGGATTCGCCGACGCAACGCGTCGGAGCGCCGGCCTCCGAACGATTTGCTCCGTTCGAACACGCCCGTCCGATGCTCAGCTTGGCCAACGCCGTCACGATCGACGAACTGAGCGCCTTCGATGCGCGCGCGCGAAAGGCTGCCGGGTCGGCGAGTGTCGCCTACGTTTGCGAACTCAAGATCGACGGTCTCGCGATCGCGCTCGATTATCGGAGTGGGTCGCTCGCGCGCGGCGGGACGCGTGGCGACGGGCGCGTCGGAGAAGACGTCACTTCGAATTTACGCACCATCAAAACGATTCCACTGCGACTACGCACGGGCCAAGCCGCGCCGGAATTCGTTGAGGTTCGCGGCGAAGTCTACCTTCGCAAAAGCGATTTTACGCGCTTGAACGAGGCGCGCGAGCGCGCGGGGTTGCCCGTTTTTGCCAATCCGCGCAACGCAGCATCGGGTGGCGTTCGTCAACTCGACCCCGCGCTCACCTCCGAGCGCCGGCTTTCGTTCTTCGCCTATCAACTCGTGACTGACGATGCGTTGGGCACGCAATGGGCGGCGCTGCGCCGCCTCGAGCAACTCGGCTTACCCGTCAATCCCAACATCGTGCGCGCCCAGACGTTCGATGAGGTACTCGACTATTGCCGCCGATGGGAAGAGCGCCGCGACGAACTCGATTACGAGATCGACGGTGTGGTGGTGAAGGTTGATGATTTCGCCTTGCAAGATCGCCTTGGCGTCGTCGCGCGCGACCCCCGCTGGGCGGTCGCCTTCAAGTTCAAACCCCGCGAAGCGCGCACGACCTTGCTGGATATCGCCGTGAGCGTCGGGCGGACGGGAACGCTCAACCCCAACGCCGTGCTTGCGCCGGTTCAGATCGGGGGCGTCACCGTGAAAAGCGCAACCTTGCACAACTTCGACTATATTGAAAGTAACGACATTCGCATCGGCGACACGGTCGTCGTAACCCGCGCCGGCGACGTTATTCCGCGCGTCGTTGGCCCCGTCGTCGTCGAACGCAACGGCAACGAGCGCCGCTTTAGGATGCCCGACCGCTGCCCCGTCTGCGGTGCCGACGTCGACCATCCGCCCGATGAAGCCATGTCGCGCTGTACGAATGCCGCCTGCCCTGCACAAGTATACGAGCGCGTTCGCCACTTCGGGTCGCGCGCTGCGATGGATATCGAAGGCCTCGGCGAGGTGATGGCCGCGCAGCTCACCGAGCGCAAACTGGTCCGCGATATCGCCGACATCTATCAGCTTCGAAGCGATGCGCTCGAAAAGATTCCACGCATGGGACCCAAGAGCGTCGCGAATTTAGTTCGCAATATCGAGCGCTCAAAGCAACGCGGCTTGGCCCGCGTCCTCTACGGCTTGGGCATTCGCTTTGTGGGAACGCAGACCGCGCAAATCCTTGCTGCCGATTTCGGCTCGATCGACGCAATCGCCGAAGCGACCGAAACGGAGCTGCAGCGCAGCGATGGGATCGGGCCGGAGGTCGCCGGGAGCGTCGCGCTCTTTTTCAAGCAGCCGGCGAATCGCGCGATGATCGAGCGCCTCAAGCAGGCCGGCGTAGTGACCTTCGCGCCAAAGCGAGTCGCTGCCGCCGCCGGAAAGCTCGGCGGCAAGACCTTCGTCCTGACCGGTACCCTCGCGAACCTGTCGCGGGAAGAGGCCACGCAGCTCATCGTCGAGCGCGGCGGCAAAGTGACTGGCTCGGTCAGCAAAAAGACCGATTTCGTGGTCGCCGGCGACGCTCCGGGTTCGAAGCTCACCAAAGCGCAGCAGCTCGGCATCACGGTCCTCGACGAGGACGGCCTTCGAAAGCTTTCGGCATGA
- the uvrB gene encoding excinuclease ABC subunit UvrB, with amino-acid sequence MAENFKLVSPFALAGDQPKATEALARGVRRGDRAQTLLGVTGSGKTMAMARTIEIVRKPTLVLSHNKTLAAQLCAEFRDFFPNNAVEYFVSYFDYYQPEAYVPSTDTYIEKDSSINDEIERLRHSATQSLLTRPDTLIVASVSCIFGLGSPSDYMEMSVRVRVGQTIDRDSLLRKLVDMQYRRNDLNLVRGTFRVRGDTLEFVGVDEDLVHRIEFFGDEIEGINVVNILTGEYIEQKDELLIFPAKHFITPDEKLRRAIASIEEELDDRLAYFKRNGKLLEAQRLEMRTRYDLDMLREVGYCNGIENYSRHLTGREPGSTPWCLIDFFPKDWLLFVDESHVTLPQVRGMYGGDRSRKEVLVEHGFRLPSALDNRPLTYEEFDDHINQAIYVSATPNAYETGRSTQVVEMIIRPTGLVDPEVEVRPTRNQVDDLMEEIAQRAARKERVLVTTLTKKMAEDLTDFLLENGFRVRYLHSEIDTLERVAILRDLRAGIFDVLVGINLLREGLDLPEVSLVGILDADKEGYLRSGTSLIQTIGRASRNVDGKVIMYADVVTESMARAIGETRRRREMQLAYNLEHGIEPKSIRKEIHDILSMIGATEENTAKLRLERLPRDVATKMARELERKMRDAAAGLEFEKAAALRDELIELRKQIGGNESILFGGKAPKIFDKALAELATAGAASSSEPPSA; translated from the coding sequence GTGGCAGAGAACTTCAAGCTGGTCTCGCCGTTCGCGCTGGCGGGCGATCAACCCAAGGCGACCGAAGCCCTCGCACGAGGCGTGCGCCGCGGCGACCGCGCCCAGACGCTGCTCGGCGTAACCGGCAGCGGCAAAACGATGGCCATGGCGCGCACGATCGAGATCGTACGAAAGCCGACCCTCGTGCTCTCGCACAACAAGACACTTGCCGCGCAGCTCTGCGCGGAATTTCGCGATTTTTTCCCAAATAACGCGGTCGAATACTTCGTTTCGTACTTCGATTATTATCAACCCGAGGCGTACGTGCCCTCGACCGACACGTATATCGAAAAAGACAGCTCGATCAACGACGAGATCGAACGCCTGCGCCACTCCGCGACACAATCGCTGTTGACGCGACCCGACACGCTTATCGTCGCCTCCGTTTCCTGCATTTTCGGCTTGGGGTCGCCCTCGGATTACATGGAGATGTCGGTGCGCGTACGCGTCGGCCAGACGATCGACCGCGACAGCTTGCTGCGTAAGCTCGTCGACATGCAATACCGGCGCAACGATCTCAACCTGGTGCGCGGCACCTTCCGGGTGCGCGGCGACACGCTGGAGTTCGTCGGCGTCGACGAAGACCTCGTCCATCGCATCGAGTTCTTCGGCGACGAAATCGAAGGCATCAACGTGGTGAACATACTCACCGGCGAATACATCGAGCAAAAAGACGAGCTGCTGATTTTCCCAGCGAAGCACTTCATCACCCCGGACGAAAAATTACGGCGTGCGATCGCTTCAATCGAAGAAGAGCTCGACGACCGGCTGGCCTATTTTAAACGAAACGGCAAGCTGCTCGAGGCCCAGCGTTTGGAAATGCGCACGCGATACGACCTCGACATGTTGCGCGAAGTCGGTTACTGCAACGGCATTGAGAACTATTCGCGCCATCTGACCGGCCGCGAGCCGGGCTCGACCCCCTGGTGCTTGATCGACTTCTTTCCCAAAGATTGGTTGCTCTTCGTTGACGAATCGCACGTCACGTTGCCGCAAGTGCGCGGGATGTACGGCGGCGACCGCTCTCGCAAGGAAGTCTTGGTCGAGCACGGCTTCCGACTGCCCAGCGCGCTCGACAACCGTCCGCTGACATACGAGGAGTTCGACGATCACATCAACCAGGCAATCTACGTTTCGGCGACGCCGAACGCGTACGAAACAGGGCGGAGCACTCAGGTTGTCGAGATGATCATTCGTCCGACCGGCTTGGTCGATCCCGAAGTGGAGGTGCGTCCGACGCGCAACCAGGTCGACGACCTCATGGAGGAAATTGCGCAACGCGCTGCCCGCAAGGAACGCGTGCTCGTGACGACCCTAACGAAGAAGATGGCCGAGGACCTCACCGATTTTTTGCTCGAGAATGGTTTCAGAGTTCGTTACCTTCACAGTGAGATCGACACGCTCGAGCGCGTCGCGATCTTGCGCGACCTGCGCGCGGGGATCTTCGACGTCCTCGTCGGGATCAATTTACTCCGAGAAGGCCTGGATTTGCCCGAGGTTTCGCTCGTCGGCATCCTCGATGCCGATAAAGAAGGCTACCTGCGCAGCGGAACCTCACTCATTCAGACCATTGGACGAGCCTCGCGCAACGTTGACGGTAAGGTGATCATGTACGCCGACGTCGTCACCGAGTCGATGGCGCGCGCAATCGGCGAAACTCGCCGGAGGCGGGAGATGCAACTCGCCTATAACCTGGAACACGGAATCGAGCCCAAGTCAATTCGCAAAGAGATTCACGACATTCTGAGCATGATCGGAGCGACCGAAGAGAACACCGCCAAGCTGCGCTTGGAGCGGCTTCCGCGCGACGTGGCAACGAAAATGGCGCGAGAGCTCGAGCGCAAAATGCGCGATGCGGCAGCGGGGCTCGAGTTCGAGAAGGCGGCAGCCCTGCGCGACGAGCTCATCGAGTTGCGCAAGCAGATCGGCGGCAACGAGTCGATTCTGTTCGGAGGGAAGGCCCCCAAGATATTCGACAAGGCGTTGGCCGAGCTCGCCACGGCCGGTGCGGCGAGTTCGTCGGAGCCTCCGTCGGCGTGA
- a CDS encoding ribose-phosphate pyrophosphokinase, whose product MSQNPLLFCGNSNPQLAEEIAKRLRLHVGKALVSEFKNKETRVEIGENVRGSEAFVFQSICKAPNGKGVNDAVMELLLMIDALRRASAARITAVIPYYGYAKQDKKTKGREPISAKVIANVLKVAGARRIVTMDLHAAQIQGFFDIPVDNLMAMPVLCNYLKKEGLCDDKIVVVSPDAGGVHRAELFAKRLNASLAIVFKRRPVPDVSEVTDIVGDVAGRVAVVVDDMISTGGTLAKAAEAIKARGATRVYTVASHGIFAGDAVDVLENSEIEKVLFTNTIPFENGTSHPKFVQLSIAQIFADAINRITTNRSVSELFAGDEMPDALLGPPPEAVAAL is encoded by the coding sequence ATGAGCCAGAACCCACTGCTCTTCTGTGGAAACTCAAATCCGCAGCTCGCCGAGGAGATTGCCAAGCGCCTGCGGCTGCACGTGGGTAAGGCGCTCGTCTCCGAATTCAAAAACAAAGAGACCCGGGTCGAGATCGGTGAAAACGTTCGCGGCTCGGAAGCCTTCGTATTTCAGTCGATTTGCAAAGCGCCCAACGGAAAAGGCGTCAACGACGCGGTGATGGAGCTGCTTTTAATGATCGACGCACTGCGCCGCGCTTCCGCCGCGCGCATCACCGCGGTTATTCCATACTACGGTTACGCCAAGCAAGATAAGAAGACCAAAGGGCGCGAGCCGATTTCCGCAAAGGTCATCGCGAACGTTCTCAAAGTTGCCGGCGCGCGCCGAATCGTTACGATGGATTTGCACGCGGCGCAGATTCAGGGTTTTTTCGATATTCCCGTCGACAACCTCATGGCTATGCCGGTGCTCTGCAACTACCTCAAAAAGGAAGGTCTCTGCGACGACAAAATCGTGGTCGTCTCACCCGACGCGGGCGGCGTGCATCGCGCCGAACTCTTCGCTAAACGCTTGAACGCCTCGCTCGCAATCGTTTTCAAACGACGGCCGGTTCCCGACGTATCGGAAGTCACCGACATCGTTGGCGACGTTGCGGGGCGGGTTGCCGTGGTCGTGGACGACATGATCTCCACGGGCGGCACCTTAGCCAAGGCAGCCGAAGCGATCAAAGCGCGAGGCGCGACCCGCGTTTATACCGTCGCCTCGCACGGCATTTTCGCCGGCGACGCGGTTGACGTGCTCGAGAACTCCGAGATCGAAAAGGTGCTCTTTACGAACACGATTCCGTTTGAGAACGGGACGAGTCACCCGAAGTTCGTCCAACTCTCGATCGCGCAGATCTTCGCCGACGCAATTAATCGCATAACGACCAACCGGTCGGT